From Cyanobium sp. Tous-M-B4, the proteins below share one genomic window:
- the nth gene encoding endonuclease III, translating into MKRQERAALIMERLQQHYPETPVPLDHSDPFTLLVAVLLSAQCTDKKVNEVTPALFASGQDPAAMASLSEETILAHIRQLGLARTKARNVKRLAELLLERHGGMVPRSFEQLEALPGVGHKTASVVMAQAFGVPAFPVDTHIHRLAQRWGLSSGKSVVQTEHDLKTLFPKEAWNRLHLQIIFYGREFCTARGCDGTICPLCRELYPRRRTAVIWRKP; encoded by the coding sequence TTGAAGAGGCAGGAGCGTGCCGCCCTGATCATGGAGCGGCTGCAGCAGCACTACCCCGAAACCCCTGTACCTCTCGACCACAGCGATCCCTTCACGCTGCTGGTGGCGGTGCTGCTGAGCGCCCAATGCACAGATAAGAAGGTCAACGAGGTCACCCCGGCCCTGTTTGCATCTGGCCAGGACCCTGCCGCGATGGCATCACTGAGTGAGGAGACGATCCTGGCCCATATCCGCCAGCTTGGCCTGGCTCGCACCAAGGCTCGCAATGTCAAGCGCCTTGCCGAGCTCTTGCTTGAGCGCCATGGAGGCATGGTGCCCCGCAGCTTTGAACAGCTTGAGGCCCTGCCTGGGGTTGGTCATAAAACCGCAAGTGTGGTGATGGCCCAAGCCTTCGGCGTGCCCGCCTTCCCCGTAGACACCCACATCCACCGATTGGCGCAGCGCTGGGGTCTGAGCAGTGGCAAGAGTGTTGTGCAAACGGAGCATGATCTCAAGACCTTGTTCCCCAAGGAAGCCTGGAATCGCTTGCACCTGCAGATCATTTTTTATGGGCGCGAATTCTGCACGGCCCGTGGTTGTGACGGCACTATCTGCCCCCTTTGCCGGGAGCTCTATCCTCGCCGGCGTACTGCTGTGATCTGGCGTAAGCCCTGA
- the aroC gene encoding chorismate synthase gives MGSSFGDLFRISTFGESHGGGVGVIIDGCPPRLELDLEAIQAELDRRKPGQSKITTPRKEDDQVEFLSGLLDGVTLGTPIAMVVRNKDQRPQDYREMEVAFRPSHADATYQAKYGIQARSGGGRASARETIGRVAAGAIAKQLLAKAHGTEVIAWVERIHNLEASIDPEQVTLAAVEANIVRCPDQAMAAQMIERIEAIGREGDSCGGVITCLVRQAPMGLGMPVFDKLEADLAKAVMSLPATKGFEIGSGFAGTLLKGSEHNDAFLPTGDGSLHTATNNSGGIQGGISNGEQIVIRVAFKPTATIRKAQQTINDRGEATTLEAKGRHDPCVLPRAVPMVEAMVALVLADHLLRQKGQCGLW, from the coding sequence ATGGGCAGCAGCTTCGGAGATCTCTTTCGGATCAGCACCTTCGGCGAATCCCATGGCGGCGGGGTTGGCGTAATCATCGACGGCTGCCCGCCCAGGCTGGAGCTGGATCTTGAAGCGATCCAGGCCGAACTCGACCGCCGCAAGCCAGGCCAGAGCAAGATCACCACCCCCCGCAAGGAGGATGACCAGGTCGAATTTCTCAGTGGCCTGCTCGATGGCGTGACCCTCGGCACACCGATCGCGATGGTGGTGCGCAACAAGGATCAGCGACCACAGGACTACAGGGAAATGGAAGTAGCCTTCCGTCCCTCCCACGCCGATGCCACCTACCAAGCGAAGTACGGCATACAAGCCCGCAGCGGCGGCGGCCGGGCTTCGGCCCGCGAAACCATCGGCCGAGTAGCTGCCGGGGCTATCGCCAAACAGCTCCTGGCCAAGGCCCACGGCACCGAAGTGATCGCCTGGGTGGAGCGCATCCACAACCTTGAGGCTTCGATCGACCCGGAACAGGTGACCCTGGCGGCTGTGGAAGCAAATATCGTGCGCTGCCCAGACCAAGCCATGGCAGCCCAGATGATCGAGCGCATCGAGGCAATCGGCCGGGAGGGCGATTCCTGCGGCGGCGTGATCACCTGCCTGGTGCGCCAGGCGCCAATGGGCCTTGGCATGCCCGTATTTGACAAACTCGAAGCCGACCTGGCCAAGGCGGTGATGTCGCTGCCGGCCACCAAGGGGTTTGAAATCGGCTCGGGCTTCGCAGGCACCTTGCTCAAGGGCAGCGAGCACAACGATGCCTTCCTACCCACAGGCGATGGCTCCCTGCACACAGCCACCAACAATTCCGGTGGCATCCAGGGGGGCATCAGCAACGGCGAGCAAATCGTGATTCGGGTGGCCTTCAAGCCCACCGCCACGATCCGCAAGGCCCAGCAGACGATCAATGACCGTGGCGAAGCCACCACCCTTGAGGCCAAAGGCAGGCACGACCCTTGTGTACTGCCTCGGGCCGTGCCGATGGTGGAGGCGATGGTGGCCTTAGTGCTCGCCGATCACTTGCTACGCCAAAAGGGCCAGTGCGGCCTGTGGTAA
- a CDS encoding bifunctional 4-hydroxy-2-oxoglutarate aldolase/2-dehydro-3-deoxy-phosphogluconate aldolase yields the protein MHHQPLLVVLRAYDLLELLPCLERLQELGVQHVELAWSTHPRWVAQAIELRQRFAHLRLGAASVVDLTGLKAAAAAGLGYAVSPVLDRGLVEAAMALPLQFVPGVMSPSEVHLARLWGCSIVKLFPAAALGRSYWQRLAAPLAGADCLPFCIAAGGLGPADVEPWLAAGVDAVALGGSLVNPADWEALARLVERLRP from the coding sequence TTGCACCACCAGCCCCTGCTGGTGGTGCTTCGTGCTTATGACCTGCTTGAGCTGCTGCCCTGTTTAGAGCGTTTGCAGGAGCTGGGTGTTCAGCATGTAGAGCTTGCTTGGAGCACCCATCCCCGTTGGGTTGCCCAGGCGATTGAGCTTCGTCAGCGCTTCGCCCATTTGCGCTTGGGTGCTGCTTCGGTAGTTGACTTAACTGGCCTTAAAGCTGCTGCTGCTGCTGGCCTCGGCTATGCGGTTTCACCCGTGCTGGATCGTGGCTTGGTTGAGGCTGCAATGGCTCTGCCTTTGCAGTTCGTGCCAGGTGTGATGTCTCCATCTGAGGTGCACCTAGCGCGTTTGTGGGGATGCTCCATTGTCAAGCTCTTCCCCGCCGCTGCGCTGGGCCGTTCCTATTGGCAACGACTCGCTGCTCCTTTGGCGGGCGCTGATTGCTTGCCCTTCTGCATTGCGGCAGGTGGACTTGGCCCTGCTGATGTGGAGCCCTGGCTGGCTGCCGGAGTTGATGCGGTCGCCTTGGGTGGTTCCTTGGTCAACCCCGCCGATTGGGAGGCGTTGGCTAGGCTTGTCGAACGTCTTAGGCCCTGA
- the ftsH3 gene encoding ATP-dependent zinc metalloprotease FtsH3 produces MKKRWRNAGLYVLLVIVMIAVGTAFLDRPDPANAPRTLRYSDFVEAVQDNEVSRVLISPDRGTAQVVENDGRRAVVNLAPDKDLLKLLTDHNVDIAVQPSREPAAWQQAVGSLIFPLLLLGGLFFLLRRAQGGGGNQAMNFGKSKARLQMEPQTQVTFGDVAGIEGAKLELTEVVDFLKNPDRFTAVGAKIPKGVLLVGPPGTGKTLLAKAVAGEAGVPFFSISGSEFVEMFVGVGASRVRDLFEQAKKSAPCIVFIDEIDAVGRQRGAGLGGGNDEREQTLNQLLTEMDGFEGNTGIIIVAATNRPDVLDAALMRPGRFDRQVVVDRPDYAGRLQILGVHARGKTLAKDVDLDKIARRTPGYTGADLANLLNEAAILAARRQLTEVAMDEVNDAIERVMAGPEKKDRVMSEKRKRLVAYHEAGHALVGALMPDYDPVQKISIIPRGNAGGLTFFTPSEERMESGLYSRAYLQNQMAVALGGRVAEEIVYGEDEVTTGASNDLQQVARVARQMVTRFGMSDRLGPVALGRSQGGMFLGRDIAAERDFSEDTAAAIDEEVSDLVAVAYKRATCVLVDNRSVLDELAEMLVEKETVDADDLQELLIRSDVKVAEYV; encoded by the coding sequence TTGAAGAAGCGCTGGCGCAATGCGGGGCTCTATGTCCTTTTGGTGATCGTGATGATCGCCGTGGGTACGGCTTTTCTCGACAGGCCTGACCCGGCCAATGCGCCGCGCACCCTCCGCTACAGCGACTTCGTAGAGGCCGTTCAGGACAACGAGGTGTCCAGGGTGCTGATTTCCCCGGATCGGGGCACGGCCCAAGTGGTCGAAAACGACGGTCGCCGTGCGGTCGTCAACCTTGCACCCGACAAGGACCTGCTCAAGCTGCTCACCGACCACAACGTAGATATCGCGGTCCAGCCCAGCCGCGAGCCCGCGGCATGGCAGCAGGCTGTTGGCAGTCTGATTTTCCCGCTACTGCTTCTTGGCGGCCTGTTTTTCCTGTTGCGTCGTGCCCAAGGTGGTGGTGGTAATCAGGCGATGAATTTCGGTAAGAGCAAGGCGCGGCTTCAAATGGAGCCCCAAACTCAAGTGACCTTCGGCGATGTGGCCGGCATTGAGGGAGCCAAGCTCGAGCTCACAGAAGTTGTTGACTTTCTCAAGAACCCAGATCGCTTCACCGCCGTCGGCGCCAAGATCCCCAAGGGTGTGCTGCTGGTGGGCCCTCCGGGCACCGGTAAGACCCTGCTTGCCAAGGCCGTGGCCGGCGAGGCGGGGGTTCCGTTCTTCTCCATCTCCGGTTCGGAGTTTGTCGAGATGTTTGTCGGTGTGGGCGCCAGTCGTGTGCGCGACCTGTTCGAGCAGGCCAAGAAAAGTGCTCCCTGCATCGTCTTCATCGACGAGATCGACGCTGTGGGTCGCCAGCGTGGTGCCGGACTCGGCGGTGGTAACGACGAGCGGGAGCAGACCCTCAACCAGCTGCTCACCGAGATGGATGGCTTTGAGGGCAATACCGGTATCATCATCGTGGCTGCAACCAACCGCCCAGACGTGCTGGACGCAGCCTTAATGCGCCCGGGTCGTTTTGATCGCCAAGTGGTTGTAGATCGTCCCGACTACGCCGGCCGCTTGCAAATCCTCGGCGTCCACGCCCGAGGCAAGACCTTGGCGAAGGATGTCGATCTCGACAAAATCGCTCGCCGCACCCCTGGTTACACCGGCGCTGATCTGGCAAATCTCCTTAATGAGGCGGCGATTCTCGCTGCTCGCCGTCAGCTCACTGAAGTTGCGATGGACGAGGTTAACGACGCCATTGAGCGCGTCATGGCAGGCCCAGAGAAGAAGGATCGGGTGATGAGCGAGAAGCGCAAGCGGCTTGTTGCGTATCACGAAGCTGGCCACGCCCTAGTCGGTGCTCTGATGCCCGATTACGACCCTGTGCAGAAGATTTCAATCATTCCTAGGGGTAATGCAGGCGGCCTCACCTTCTTCACCCCCTCTGAGGAGCGGATGGAATCGGGTCTCTATTCTCGCGCCTATCTGCAGAACCAGATGGCAGTTGCCCTAGGTGGTCGGGTTGCCGAGGAGATCGTCTACGGCGAAGACGAAGTCACCACCGGCGCCTCAAACGACCTCCAGCAGGTAGCCCGTGTAGCCCGTCAGATGGTTACCCGATTCGGTATGAGCGATCGCCTTGGCCCAGTTGCCTTGGGCCGCAGCCAGGGGGGCATGTTCCTTGGTCGTGATATCGCTGCAGAGCGTGATTTCTCAGAAGACACCGCTGCCGCAATCGATGAGGAAGTGAGCGACTTGGTGGCGGTGGCCTACAAGCGCGCCACCTGCGTTCTCGTCGACAATCGTTCGGTGCTTGATGAGCTCGCCGAGATGTTGGTAGAGAAGGAAACAGTCGATGCCGACGACCTGCAGGAGCTGCTGATCCGCAGCGACGTGAAGGTGGCGGAATACGTCTGA
- the sat gene encoding sulfate adenylyltransferase: MTAAESAGLIAPHGGSLVNLAVPAAERESLLAGVSRRIECSDRNACDVELLVVGGFSPLRGFMHQQDYDAVVAGHRTTSGLLFGLPIVFDTDDASIAVGDQLLLTYRGQELAVLTVESRWEPDKAREAQGCYGTTSIEHPAVKMIATERGRIYLGGSIQGLELPSRVFPCKTPAEVRATLPAGQSVVAFQCRNPIHRAHYELFTRALDAANVSEQGVVLVHPTCGPTQDDDIAGEVRFQTYERLAAEVNNARIRWAYLPYSMHMAGPREALQHMIIRKNYGCTHFIIGRDMAGCKSSLSGEDFYGPYQAQDFARDNAAELGMETVPSLNLVYTEEEGYVTAEHAEARGLHIRKLSGTQFRQMLRGGEEIPEWFAFRSVVEVLRAAAG, encoded by the coding sequence ATGACCGCTGCTGAATCCGCTGGCTTGATCGCGCCTCACGGTGGGTCTTTAGTGAATTTGGCGGTGCCTGCGGCTGAGCGCGAGTCGCTGCTCGCTGGGGTGAGCCGCAGGATTGAGTGCAGCGATCGCAATGCCTGCGACGTTGAGTTGCTGGTGGTGGGGGGGTTCTCGCCCCTACGTGGCTTCATGCATCAGCAGGACTACGACGCCGTGGTGGCGGGCCACCGCACCACCAGTGGCCTGTTGTTTGGCCTGCCGATCGTCTTCGACACCGATGACGCTTCGATTGCTGTTGGCGACCAGCTGCTGCTCACCTATCGCGGTCAGGAGCTGGCAGTGCTGACGGTGGAGAGCCGCTGGGAGCCTGACAAGGCGCGTGAGGCTCAGGGCTGCTACGGCACCACCTCTATTGAGCATCCGGCGGTGAAGATGATCGCCACCGAGCGGGGTCGCATCTACCTCGGCGGCAGCATTCAGGGCCTGGAGCTGCCCAGCCGGGTTTTCCCTTGCAAAACGCCAGCTGAAGTGCGCGCCACCCTCCCCGCTGGCCAGAGCGTGGTGGCTTTCCAGTGCCGCAACCCCATTCACCGCGCACACTACGAGCTGTTTACCCGGGCATTGGACGCGGCCAACGTCAGTGAGCAGGGTGTGGTGCTGGTGCACCCCACCTGCGGCCCCACCCAGGACGACGACATTGCCGGCGAGGTGCGCTTCCAGACCTACGAGCGGCTGGCGGCTGAGGTGAATAACGCCCGAATTCGCTGGGCCTACTTGCCCTACTCGATGCACATGGCCGGCCCGCGGGAGGCTCTGCAGCACATGATCATCCGCAAGAACTACGGCTGCACCCACTTCATCATTGGCCGCGACATGGCCGGCTGCAAAAGCTCCCTCAGTGGCGAAGACTTCTACGGCCCCTACCAAGCCCAAGATTTTGCCCGCGACAACGCTGCAGAGCTCGGGATGGAGACCGTACCCTCGCTCAACCTCGTCTACACGGAGGAGGAGGGCTATGTGACCGCTGAACATGCCGAGGCCAGGGGGCTGCATATCCGCAAGCTCAGCGGTACCCAATTCCGTCAAATGCTCCGTGGTGGCGAAGAAATCCCAGAATGGTTTGCCTTCCGTAGTGTGGTGGAAGTGCTGCGGGCCGCGGCCGGTTAA
- the psbO gene encoding photosystem II manganese-stabilizing polypeptide, translated as MSFRPLLALVLALCLTLVTACSGGAKAVDRANLTYEDIHNTGLANDCPTLPDSARGSISLDPSAKYQLREICMHPAEVYVKGEPANKRQEAQFVAGKILTRFTSSLDQVYGDLAVTADGLIFKELGGIDFQPITVLLPGGEEVPFTFSSKELLAKADGSALTTSTDFEGPYRAPSYRTSNFLDPKGRGLTTGYSSAVGLVPAGDEFTGETVKRYVDGSGTMNLSITKVDPSTGEFAGVFTAIQPSDSDMGTKAVVDVKIVGQLYGRLEQS; from the coding sequence ATGAGTTTTCGTCCTCTGCTGGCTCTTGTGCTGGCGCTGTGCCTGACCCTGGTGACCGCGTGCAGCGGTGGCGCCAAGGCCGTGGATCGCGCCAATCTCACCTACGAAGACATCCACAACACAGGCTTAGCGAACGACTGTCCGACCCTGCCGGATTCGGCCCGCGGCTCGATCTCCCTCGATCCCTCCGCTAAATATCAGCTCCGTGAAATCTGCATGCACCCTGCCGAGGTGTACGTGAAGGGTGAGCCAGCTAACAAGCGCCAAGAAGCACAGTTTGTCGCCGGCAAAATTCTTACCCGTTTCACCTCCAGCCTTGATCAGGTTTACGGTGATCTGGCCGTGACTGCCGATGGCCTTATCTTCAAGGAGCTCGGCGGCATCGACTTCCAGCCGATCACCGTGCTGCTGCCCGGTGGTGAGGAAGTGCCCTTCACCTTCTCCAGTAAGGAGTTGTTGGCCAAGGCTGATGGTTCAGCTCTGACCACCAGCACCGACTTTGAAGGTCCTTATCGGGCTCCCAGCTACCGCACCAGCAACTTCCTCGACCCCAAGGGCCGGGGCCTAACCACCGGCTATAGCAGCGCTGTTGGCTTGGTGCCTGCTGGAGATGAGTTCACCGGCGAGACCGTGAAGCGCTACGTGGATGGTTCCGGCACCATGAACCTCTCAATTACCAAAGTCGATCCCAGCACAGGCGAGTTTGCCGGCGTGTTTACTGCAATCCAGCCTTCCGACTCCGACATGGGCACCAAGGCGGTTGTCGATGTCAAGATCGTCGGCCAGCTCTATGGCCGCCTAGAGCAGTCTTGA
- the coaBC gene encoding bifunctional phosphopantothenoylcysteine decarboxylase/phosphopantothenate--cysteine ligase CoaBC — translation MRTDPAAAADPLVHPLAGSRVLVGISGSIAAVKLPLVVSSLVQCGAEVRCLVTPSAAQLVSPVALASLSRNPCNLDEDQWSHRAARPLHVELAEWAELVLVAPLSATSLGRWVHGLADNLLASTLLATEAPVLTAAAMNTSMWNSPGVRRNWELLQGFERVLPLGPTAGLLACDRQGDGRMAEPQQLLLALQCLQLWGWQRDWAGLRLLVTAGPTREPLDPARVLTNPSSGLMGVLLAQAARLRGAEVTLVHGPLSVDSQLLEGLACVPVQTAADMERALVRLQPCADAIAMAAAVADHRRQQPLPHKLTKEELAIELASGWQQVPDLLAGLVSRRHPGQRILGFAAQSGDVLAQARSKWARKGCDLLFANPIDQADAGFGVNSNHGWLLGGQGGEQRIEPGSKLAIAQHLLTALRP, via the coding sequence ATGAGGACTGATCCGGCGGCAGCTGCTGACCCCTTGGTGCACCCGCTAGCGGGTAGCCGAGTGTTGGTGGGTATCAGCGGCAGCATCGCTGCGGTCAAGCTGCCTCTGGTGGTGAGCTCCCTGGTCCAGTGCGGCGCCGAGGTGCGTTGCCTGGTTACACCGTCGGCGGCCCAACTGGTAAGTCCGGTGGCCCTTGCCAGCCTCAGCCGCAATCCCTGCAACCTCGATGAGGATCAGTGGAGTCATCGCGCTGCCAGGCCGCTGCATGTGGAGCTGGCTGAGTGGGCTGAGTTGGTGTTAGTGGCGCCCTTGAGTGCCACCAGCCTGGGTCGTTGGGTGCATGGGTTGGCTGACAACCTGTTGGCCAGCACTCTGTTGGCTACCGAGGCGCCGGTGCTGACTGCTGCGGCCATGAACACTTCCATGTGGAACTCCCCTGGAGTGCGCCGCAACTGGGAGCTGCTGCAGGGCTTTGAGCGGGTCTTGCCCCTGGGGCCTACGGCGGGATTGTTGGCCTGTGATCGGCAGGGGGACGGCCGCATGGCTGAGCCGCAACAACTGCTACTGGCCTTGCAGTGTCTACAGCTGTGGGGCTGGCAGCGGGACTGGGCTGGCTTGCGGCTTTTGGTCACTGCCGGCCCCACTCGCGAACCACTTGATCCGGCCCGCGTTCTCACCAACCCCAGCTCCGGGCTGATGGGTGTGCTCTTAGCCCAGGCAGCCCGGCTGCGTGGGGCGGAGGTGACTCTGGTGCATGGTCCGTTGAGCGTGGATTCCCAGTTGCTGGAGGGCTTGGCTTGCGTGCCTGTCCAGACGGCGGCCGATATGGAGCGGGCCTTGGTGCGTTTACAGCCCTGTGCCGATGCCATTGCCATGGCGGCTGCTGTGGCCGACCACCGCCGCCAGCAACCGCTACCTCACAAACTGACCAAAGAGGAGCTCGCCATTGAGCTCGCCTCCGGCTGGCAGCAGGTGCCCGATCTTTTGGCTGGCCTGGTGAGCCGCCGGCACCCCGGTCAGCGGATTTTGGGTTTCGCTGCCCAATCGGGCGATGTATTGGCTCAGGCCCGTTCCAAGTGGGCCCGTAAAGGCTGCGATCTGCTGTTCGCCAACCCGATAGATCAAGCCGATGCGGGCTTTGGCGTGAACAGCAACCACGGTTGGCTGCTGGGAGGGCAGGGCGGCGAGCAACGCATCGAGCCGGGCTCAAAGCTGGCTATTGCCCAGCACTTGCTTACCGCCCTGCGGCCCTAA
- a CDS encoding DUF2555 domain-containing protein: protein MNASITPERLAAFDEASIAELARRLEEDDYPSAFDGLADWHLMRALAIHQPELARPYVHLVDQEPFDED from the coding sequence ATGAACGCGTCGATCACCCCCGAACGGCTCGCCGCTTTCGATGAAGCTTCGATCGCCGAGCTCGCCCGTCGACTGGAGGAAGACGACTACCCCAGTGCCTTTGACGGCTTAGCCGATTGGCACTTGATGCGTGCCCTGGCGATCCACCAACCGGAGTTGGCTCGCCCCTACGTGCATCTGGTGGACCAGGAACCCTTTGATGAGGACTGA
- a CDS encoding PCP reductase family protein: protein MDWHPDAEAKLKEVPFFVRPAVRRRIETMAQEAGLSAIDAPFYEQAKARFGQK from the coding sequence ATGGATTGGCATCCAGACGCCGAAGCCAAACTTAAGGAAGTGCCCTTTTTTGTACGTCCAGCAGTGCGGCGACGCATCGAAACCATGGCACAGGAGGCCGGTCTTAGCGCCATCGATGCCCCCTTCTACGAGCAGGCCAAGGCAAGGTTTGGTCAGAAGTGA
- a CDS encoding DUF565 domain-containing protein, which translates to MASPPGSRYQQTGFQERVAQARAALESWAANPWRRLSLLLIVLLISFSIGGAVGSITGTLSKLDPVGALICVAAIELAIRARGPLIRRGGDALVLQVLDMARIGLLYGLLLDGFKLL; encoded by the coding sequence ATGGCCTCACCTCCCGGAAGTCGTTATCAACAGACCGGCTTTCAGGAACGGGTTGCCCAAGCTCGGGCAGCCCTGGAGAGTTGGGCAGCCAATCCCTGGCGGCGGTTATCGCTGTTGTTGATCGTTTTGCTGATCAGCTTCAGCATTGGCGGAGCCGTCGGCTCGATCACCGGCACCCTGTCCAAGCTCGACCCGGTGGGGGCACTGATCTGCGTGGCTGCCATCGAGCTGGCCATTCGCGCCAGGGGCCCGCTGATACGTCGTGGTGGCGATGCACTCGTGCTGCAAGTACTCGATATGGCTCGAATCGGCTTGCTCTACGGCTTGCTGCTTGACGGCTTCAAGTTGCTCTGA
- a CDS encoding aspartate carbamoyltransferase catalytic subunit — MSSWSHRHVLDLAAFSLDDFTTVLTLAQRFRALPVAGARKLPALQGRLMTSLFFEPSTRTRSSFELAAKRLSADVQSFSPSSSSLSKGESLLDTARTYVAMGANVLVVRHRCAGVPQSLAADLDRAGERVAVLNAGDGLHSHPSQGLLDLFTLARHFAPEAPTPAALRGKRIVIVGDVLHSRVARSNLWALTACGAEVVLCGPPTLLPAAFADFVAAPPPGQAADPVAARGSVRIERSLDQALAGADAVMTLRLQKERMHQHLLTSLDTYHRQFGITRARLALCGLSVPLLHPGPVNRGVELAGDVLDDPAVSLVEEQVRNGIPVRMALLYLLAAAEPLA, encoded by the coding sequence TTGAGCAGCTGGAGCCACCGCCACGTGCTGGATCTGGCGGCCTTTTCGCTGGATGATTTCACCACCGTGCTGACCCTGGCCCAGCGTTTCCGGGCCCTGCCGGTGGCTGGAGCTCGCAAGTTGCCCGCCCTGCAGGGGCGGTTGATGACCAGCCTTTTCTTTGAACCAAGCACCCGCACCCGCAGCAGTTTTGAGCTGGCGGCCAAGCGGCTCTCTGCCGATGTGCAGAGTTTTTCTCCCTCCTCCAGCTCCCTGAGCAAGGGCGAGAGCCTGCTCGATACGGCTCGGACTTACGTGGCGATGGGCGCCAACGTGTTGGTGGTGCGCCATCGCTGCGCCGGGGTGCCCCAGAGCCTGGCGGCCGACCTCGACCGTGCCGGTGAGCGGGTCGCGGTGCTCAATGCCGGCGATGGCCTGCACAGCCACCCCAGCCAGGGATTGCTGGATTTGTTCACCCTGGCGCGCCACTTCGCCCCTGAAGCCCCCACGCCCGCGGCCCTGCGGGGCAAGCGCATCGTGATCGTGGGTGATGTGCTCCACTCCCGCGTGGCCCGCTCCAACCTCTGGGCCCTCACCGCCTGCGGCGCCGAGGTGGTGCTCTGCGGCCCGCCCACCTTGTTGCCCGCCGCCTTCGCCGACTTTGTGGCGGCACCACCGCCAGGTCAGGCGGCCGATCCGGTGGCGGCGCGGGGCTCGGTGCGGATTGAGCGCAGCCTGGATCAGGCCCTGGCCGGGGCCGATGCGGTGATGACTCTGAGACTGCAGAAGGAGCGCATGCATCAGCACCTGCTCACCAGCCTCGACACCTACCACCGGCAATTCGGCATCACCCGAGCGCGCCTAGCCCTTTGCGGTCTGTCCGTGCCACTGCTGCATCCGGGCCCGGTGAATCGGGGCGTGGAGCTGGCGGGAGATGTGCTCGATGATCCCGCCGTTTCACTGGTAGAGGAGCAGGTGCGCAATGGCATCCCTGTGCGCATGGCTCTGCTCTATCTGCTGGCCGCGGCAGAACCGCTGGCCTGA
- a CDS encoding DNA-3-methyladenine glycosylase, which translates to MNPLPKAFFARPAEVVAPELIGCLLVKRQPDGELLWGVLVETEAYSQEEPACHGHRRRTPSNETLFGEPGRFYVYVSYGIHHCVNVVTGRADWANGVLLRAVAIPGEPERLAAGPALLARCFGIDRSHNAQLVHPDQGLWLAPRPPALANMAAADLVQTSRIGISQGQDLPWRWYWRASRSVSRRVRGDRLPVQTPAPWELAPVQCRQRKSAPTLAL; encoded by the coding sequence GTGAATCCATTGCCGAAGGCCTTCTTCGCCCGCCCCGCCGAGGTCGTCGCCCCCGAGCTCATCGGCTGCCTGCTGGTGAAACGCCAACCCGATGGCGAGCTGCTGTGGGGCGTACTTGTGGAAACGGAGGCGTATTCCCAGGAGGAACCTGCCTGCCACGGGCATCGCCGCCGCACCCCCAGCAACGAAACGCTCTTTGGCGAGCCTGGGCGGTTTTATGTCTATGTGAGCTATGGGATACACCACTGCGTCAACGTGGTGACAGGGAGAGCCGACTGGGCCAATGGGGTGCTGCTGCGCGCCGTGGCCATTCCGGGTGAGCCGGAGCGGCTGGCGGCGGGTCCCGCCCTATTGGCACGCTGCTTTGGCATCGATCGCTCCCATAACGCCCAGCTGGTGCATCCCGATCAGGGCCTGTGGCTCGCCCCGCGTCCCCCAGCGCTGGCAAATATGGCCGCGGCCGACTTGGTGCAAACCAGCCGCATCGGCATCAGTCAGGGCCAGGACCTGCCCTGGCGCTGGTATTGGCGGGCGAGCCGCAGCGTCAGCAGGCGGGTCAGGGGGGATCGCCTACCAGTGCAAACTCCAGCGCCCTGGGAATTAGCGCCTGTCCAGTGTCGCCAGCGCAAGTCAGCCCCTACCCTGGCCCTGTGA
- a CDS encoding glycine/sarcosine/betaine reductase component B subunit, whose product MLHRKLYQFCAEQRPVWVFLRDQQRWIEEATVVEVEGDLVTLRYDAEDDDETHSWEESVRLDSIGAVSTRLAYVCRSGSPDDVITSEDCPEAERLPSQGQ is encoded by the coding sequence ATGCTGCACCGCAAGCTTTATCAGTTTTGTGCCGAACAGCGCCCGGTGTGGGTGTTTTTGCGTGATCAGCAGCGCTGGATTGAGGAGGCCACGGTGGTGGAGGTCGAGGGGGATCTCGTCACCCTGCGCTACGACGCTGAAGACGACGACGAAACCCACAGCTGGGAGGAGAGCGTGCGGCTCGACTCGATCGGGGCCGTCAGCACCAGGCTGGCCTACGTCTGCCGCAGCGGCAGCCCCGATGATGTGATCACCTCCGAAGACTGCCCCGAGGCCGAGAGGCTGCCAAGTCAGGGTCAGTGA